A window of Acidimicrobiales bacterium contains these coding sequences:
- a CDS encoding CarD family transcriptional regulator yields the protein MSYKPGDRVVYPHHGAAVIEKKEKRTVFGEEKEYLVLRMAHGEMTLAVPVDKAEEVGMRWPISTEDVEDLFEVLAKRDVREPANWSRRFKNHQEKLKSGDVYQVAEVVRNLALRDQAKGLSAGEKSLYTKARNVLVSELAFALDVEEDDAMAKVDGALV from the coding sequence TTGAGCTACAAGCCTGGTGACCGCGTTGTGTACCCCCATCACGGGGCGGCGGTGATCGAGAAGAAGGAAAAGCGCACCGTGTTCGGCGAAGAGAAGGAGTATCTCGTCCTGCGCATGGCTCACGGCGAGATGACCCTCGCCGTCCCGGTCGACAAGGCCGAGGAAGTCGGCATGCGCTGGCCCATATCCACCGAGGACGTCGAGGACCTCTTCGAGGTCCTGGCCAAGCGCGACGTGCGCGAGCCGGCCAACTGGTCGCGGCGCTTCAAGAACCATCAGGAGAAGCTGAAGTCGGGCGACGTCTACCAGGTCGCCGAGGTCGTGCGGAACCTGGCGCTTCGTGATCAGGCCAAGGGCCTTTCGGCCGGCGAGAAGTCGCTCTACACGAAGGCCCGCAACGTGCTGGTCTCCGAACTCGCCTTCGCCCTCGACGTCGAAGAAGACGATGCGATGGCCAAGGTCGACGGCGCCCTCGTCTGA
- a CDS encoding SRPBCC family protein: MASYTATINVVATPEQAFAYLRDPMNRVEWDPSVRRVVAAGDHFDVTVGFYGKAIDATYTVSFDPADELDPPSRIVFETAGKVKGRDVIEIVERDGGSSITLDLEVLMKGPARLLDRGLQVAFAGIGDNMASEMKKRLDGAP; the protein is encoded by the coding sequence ATGGCCAGCTACACCGCGACGATCAACGTGGTCGCGACGCCCGAGCAGGCGTTCGCCTACCTGCGCGACCCGATGAACCGAGTGGAGTGGGACCCGTCGGTGCGTCGCGTGGTCGCCGCCGGCGATCATTTCGACGTGACCGTCGGTTTCTACGGCAAGGCGATCGACGCGACCTACACGGTCTCCTTCGACCCAGCCGACGAGCTCGACCCGCCGTCGCGGATCGTGTTCGAGACGGCCGGCAAGGTGAAGGGCCGCGACGTGATCGAGATCGTCGAGCGCGACGGGGGATCGAGCATCACGCTCGATCTCGAGGTGCTCATGAAGGGTCCCGCCCGCCTGCTCGATCGCGGGCTTCAGGTGGCGTTCGCCGGCATCGGCGACAACATGGCCAGTGAGATGAAGAAGCGCCTCGACGGCGCTCCCTAG